The Lysinibacillus pakistanensis genome includes a window with the following:
- a CDS encoding acyl-CoA dehydrogenase family protein, which produces MIFSYSEKVVDLQAQLTNFMEQYIYPNEAVYAAQVDAMEDRWGAIPPIMEELKQKAKDAGLWNLFLPDSEYGAGLTNLEYAPLCEIMGRSLLAPEVFNCNAPDTGNMEVLVRYGSEQQKKQWLEPLLRGEIRSCFAMTEPAVASSDATNIEASIERDGDFYILNGHKWWTTGAGDPRCKVAIFMGKHKDTEAPIHEQQSMILVPMDTPGVKIERMLTAFGYDHAPEGHGEVTFTNVRVPVDNILWGEGKGFAIAQGRLGPGRIHHCMRLIGAAERALEEMCIRVQERRAFHRPLADQGVMRERIAESRIDIEQARLLTLKAAYMMDTVGNKEAKAEIAMIKVVAPNMALRVIDRAIQAFGAAGVGPDTTLAAQWANSRTLRLADGPDEVHRNTIAKLELKKHGKKLEELVK; this is translated from the coding sequence ATGATTTTTTCTTATAGTGAAAAGGTAGTAGATTTACAGGCACAGCTGACTAATTTTATGGAGCAGTACATTTATCCAAATGAGGCAGTGTATGCAGCACAGGTTGATGCAATGGAGGATCGTTGGGGCGCAATTCCACCAATAATGGAAGAGCTAAAGCAAAAAGCAAAGGATGCAGGATTATGGAATTTATTTTTGCCAGATAGTGAATATGGGGCAGGCTTAACAAATTTAGAGTATGCGCCTTTATGTGAAATTATGGGACGCTCTTTACTTGCACCAGAGGTTTTTAACTGTAATGCACCTGATACAGGCAATATGGAGGTGCTTGTGCGCTATGGCTCAGAACAGCAGAAAAAACAGTGGCTAGAACCGTTATTACGTGGAGAAATACGTTCCTGCTTTGCCATGACAGAACCAGCAGTTGCGTCAAGCGATGCGACTAATATTGAGGCAAGCATTGAACGTGATGGGGATTTTTATATCTTAAATGGGCATAAGTGGTGGACAACAGGTGCTGGAGATCCGCGTTGTAAAGTCGCGATCTTTATGGGAAAACATAAAGACACTGAAGCACCTATCCATGAGCAACAATCAATGATTCTCGTTCCTATGGACACACCTGGAGTAAAAATAGAGCGCATGCTAACGGCTTTTGGCTATGACCATGCACCAGAAGGACATGGGGAGGTAACGTTCACGAATGTTCGCGTCCCTGTGGACAATATATTATGGGGGGAAGGTAAGGGGTTTGCCATTGCACAAGGAAGATTAGGTCCTGGTCGAATCCATCATTGTATGCGTCTTATTGGAGCTGCTGAACGAGCATTAGAGGAAATGTGTATACGTGTGCAAGAGCGACGGGCCTTTCATCGACCACTCGCAGATCAAGGTGTGATGCGTGAGCGAATTGCCGAGTCTCGTATTGATATCGAGCAGGCGAGATTGTTAACACTAAAGGCAGCATATATGATGGACACAGTGGGTAATAAAGAAGCAAAAGCAGAAATTGCCATGATTAAGGTGGTTGCACCTAATATGGCTTTAAGAGTTATTGATCGAGCAATTCAGGCATTTGGTGCTGCTGGAGTTGGACCTGATACAACGCTTGCTGCACAGTGGGCCAATTCTCGTACATTGCGTTTAGCAGATGGACCAGATGAGGTGCATCGCAATACCATTGCTAAGTTGGAGCTGAAAAAACATGGTAAAAAATTAGAGGAGCTGGTGAAATGA
- a CDS encoding histidine phosphatase family protein: MSQTIYLFRHGETEFNLQGRYQGELDSPLTEAGIQQVQQNARMLKSIIGNPQDWKIVSSPLGRAMQSAEIICETIGYDVQNVQQDKRLAELAVGQMGRTNNV, translated from the coding sequence ATGAGTCAAACGATTTACCTATTTCGCCATGGTGAAACAGAATTTAATTTACAGGGTCGTTACCAAGGTGAGCTTGATTCCCCTTTAACTGAAGCTGGCATTCAGCAAGTACAGCAAAATGCGCGTATGCTAAAAAGTATCATTGGCAATCCTCAAGATTGGAAAATTGTATCGAGCCCATTGGGAAGAGCCATGCAAAGTGCTGAGATTATCTGTGAAACAATAGGATATGATGTTCAAAATGTTCAGCAGGACAAACGATTAGCTGAACTCGCTGTCGGTCAAATGGGCAGGACTAACAACGTCTGA
- a CDS encoding SDR family oxidoreductase codes for MTVLDLFSLKGKTAIVTGGGRGLGAQIAQGFAEAGANVVLCSRKVEACEEVAAELAKLGVQTLALACDVTKSDDVANVVSKTIDTFGNIDILVNNSGASWGTPAVEMPYEAWQKVFDVNVNGTFLMSQAVGKKMLAQKSGKIINIASIAGLGGTLPDFMDTIGYNASKGAVITLTKDLAVKWGPYGVNVNAIAPGFFPTKMSNVLIERGQEYLMSATPLKRLGSENDLKGVALFLAAAASDYVTGDVIVVDGGMSSII; via the coding sequence ATGACGGTACTGGACTTATTCAGTCTGAAAGGAAAGACAGCCATCGTAACAGGCGGAGGACGTGGATTGGGTGCTCAAATTGCACAAGGCTTTGCAGAGGCTGGTGCCAATGTAGTGCTGTGCTCACGAAAGGTAGAGGCATGTGAAGAGGTAGCAGCAGAGCTAGCGAAATTAGGTGTACAAACCTTGGCTCTTGCCTGCGACGTAACAAAATCAGACGATGTAGCAAACGTGGTATCAAAAACTATCGATACATTCGGCAATATTGATATTTTAGTAAATAATAGTGGAGCTTCTTGGGGAACTCCTGCTGTTGAAATGCCATATGAGGCTTGGCAAAAAGTATTTGATGTTAACGTAAACGGTACATTTTTAATGAGTCAAGCAGTTGGCAAAAAAATGCTGGCGCAAAAAAGTGGCAAAATTATTAATATCGCCTCAATTGCAGGGCTAGGCGGTACATTACCAGATTTTATGGATACTATTGGCTATAACGCGAGTAAGGGAGCGGTTATTACCTTAACAAAGGATTTAGCCGTAAAATGGGGGCCATATGGCGTCAATGTGAATGCGATTGCACCAGGATTCTTCCCAACAAAAATGTCAAATGTTTTAATTGAACGTGGACAAGAGTATTTAATGAGTGCCACACCATTAAAGCGTTTAGGCTCTGAGAATGATTTAAAAGGTGTTGCGTTATTTTTAGCGGCAGCTGCCTCAGATTATGTAACAGGAGATGTTATTGTTGTAGATGGTGGCATGAGCTCAATTATTTAA
- a CDS encoding DUF3955 domain-containing protein, producing MKKYIFATLPICLGILCLVTKGLIGDELIADGTIVERNFFLIPLSYLFFLSGIISFLFVAILSRKTNIAN from the coding sequence ATGAAAAAATATATATTTGCTACTTTGCCAATTTGTTTAGGGATTTTATGTTTAGTTACAAAGGGATTGATTGGAGATGAATTAATAGCAGATGGAACAATTGTGGAAAGAAATTTCTTTTTAATACCATTAAGTTATTTGTTTTTCCTGAGTGGTATAATTTCATTTTTATTTGTAGCTATTTTATCAAGAAAGACAAATATTGCGAACTAA
- the gltS gene encoding sodium/glutamate symporter: protein MIEFNQITTIFLAAALLGLGSWLISRISFLERFCIPAPVVGGLLFAALATILKTTGTLEISLDTSLQSLFMITFFTTIGLGASFKLVKLGGKLLIIYWLACGFLALMQNVIGVSLASLMGIHPLIGMMAGAVSMEGGHGAAAAFGQTLEDLGISSAMTIGAAAATCGLVAGGLIGGPIVKYLVGKYNLTPDEQETEDIDYENKHEQITSNSFFSQVIIITFCMAVGTYVGTLFSEATGFVLPGYVGAMFVAVIVRNIMDKVKPAAINMKSISLIGDVTLGIFLSMALMSIKLWEIADLALPLFIIVFAQVFFIVVFSTFVLFKLLGKNYDAAVMVAGFAGHGLGATPNAMANMSAVVQRFGPSKKAFLVVPIVGAFLIDVFGIPIIITTINLFK from the coding sequence ATGATCGAATTTAATCAAATTACAACTATCTTTTTAGCAGCTGCCCTATTAGGTTTAGGTAGCTGGCTAATAAGCAGAATCAGCTTTTTAGAACGTTTTTGCATTCCAGCACCAGTTGTTGGGGGCTTATTATTTGCCGCATTAGCAACTATTTTAAAGACAACGGGTACCTTAGAAATTTCTCTTGATACATCTTTGCAAAGTCTATTTATGATTACCTTCTTCACAACAATCGGCTTAGGCGCAAGCTTTAAACTAGTGAAGCTAGGTGGTAAGTTACTGATTATCTACTGGTTAGCGTGTGGCTTCCTTGCACTGATGCAAAATGTGATTGGTGTATCTCTTGCATCGCTAATGGGCATCCATCCATTAATCGGTATGATGGCGGGTGCTGTCTCCATGGAAGGTGGGCATGGAGCAGCGGCAGCGTTTGGACAAACATTAGAAGACTTAGGTATTTCTTCTGCCATGACAATTGGTGCAGCAGCAGCTACATGTGGATTAGTTGCTGGCGGCTTAATTGGTGGCCCTATTGTGAAGTACTTAGTTGGTAAATATAATTTAACACCTGATGAACAAGAAACGGAAGATATAGATTATGAAAATAAACATGAGCAAATTACATCTAATTCATTCTTTTCACAGGTAATAATCATTACATTTTGTATGGCTGTAGGTACGTATGTTGGAACATTGTTCTCAGAGGCGACAGGCTTTGTATTACCGGGCTATGTAGGTGCCATGTTTGTTGCGGTAATCGTACGTAATATTATGGATAAAGTAAAGCCAGCAGCGATTAATATGAAAAGCATTTCTTTAATCGGTGATGTGACATTAGGTATTTTCCTTTCAATGGCACTTATGAGCATTAAATTATGGGAAATTGCTGATTTAGCACTTCCACTATTTATTATTGTGTTCGCACAAGTCTTCTTTATCGTTGTATTCAGTACTTTTGTATTATTTAAATTACTTGGGAAAAATTACGATGCGGCGGTTATGGTTGCAGGCTTTGCAGGCCATGGTTTAGGGGCAACACCAAATGCAATGGCTAATATGTCAGCTGTTGTCCAACGCTTCGGTCCATCGAAAAAAGCATTTCTTGTTGTACCAATCGTTGGGGCATTTTTAATCGATGTCTTTGGTATACCAATAATTATCACAACGATTAATTTATTTAAATAA
- the hutG gene encoding formimidoylglutamase: protein MYAMTDQKQWEGRIDSTTNTSSFRLHQKVKRIPINDVSASDNQRAAIVGFICDEGVRRNQGRIGAASGPNALRASLSSLPWTFTEEQQVIDVGNILCLNHALEDAQSELGGIVQTLLTKKCQCVVLGGGHETLYGHYLGVRAALPKDAKIGIVNIDAHFDLRPYDEQPSSGTMFRQILEQDPYTDYFVLGIQRYGNTNELFEKADELHVKYILEENMTAENKVQILNDLQHYMDNHDYVLLTLCMDVLNAAFAPGVSAPSPFGLDTTTVRTILQKVTSHPKTHSFDICEVNPSLDENGRTVKLGAYFVYEALNNLLKGQGS from the coding sequence ATGTATGCAATGACAGATCAAAAACAATGGGAAGGCCGTATAGATTCCACTACTAATACGAGTAGTTTTCGTTTACATCAAAAGGTAAAAAGAATTCCTATTAATGATGTAAGCGCTTCAGATAATCAGCGTGCTGCTATTGTTGGCTTTATTTGTGATGAGGGTGTACGCCGCAACCAAGGTCGAATAGGGGCGGCAAGTGGACCAAACGCTTTACGCGCCTCATTATCTAGCCTTCCTTGGACTTTCACTGAGGAACAGCAAGTAATTGATGTAGGCAATATTCTGTGCCTAAATCATGCATTAGAGGATGCACAAAGTGAGCTAGGCGGAATTGTTCAAACACTACTCACTAAAAAATGTCAATGTGTTGTGCTTGGTGGTGGGCATGAAACATTATATGGTCACTATTTAGGAGTTCGTGCAGCACTGCCAAAGGATGCCAAAATCGGCATCGTCAATATCGACGCACATTTTGACTTACGACCTTATGATGAACAGCCATCTTCTGGTACCATGTTCCGTCAAATTTTAGAGCAGGATCCATATACTGATTATTTTGTCCTTGGAATTCAGCGCTATGGCAATACTAATGAGCTATTTGAAAAAGCAGATGAATTGCATGTGAAGTATATATTAGAAGAAAATATGACAGCTGAAAATAAAGTGCAAATTCTCAATGATCTTCAGCACTACATGGATAATCATGATTATGTGCTGTTAACGCTATGTATGGATGTGCTAAATGCTGCCTTTGCACCAGGTGTTAGTGCGCCCTCTCCGTTTGGGCTTGACACAACGACTGTACGCACAATACTGCAAAAGGTAACATCACATCCAAAGACACATTCTTTTGATATTTGTGAGGTAAATCCTTCTCTTGATGAGAACGGACGCACTGTTAAATTAGGTGCTTATTTTGTCTATGAAGCACTAAATAACTTACTGAAGGGGCAAGGTTCATGA
- a CDS encoding phosphotransferase family protein — protein MDTIQVRASERLDEVKLQSFLKRQFPDLPEGIIEISQFSAGHSNLTYCLKVGDFEVVLRRPPHGPVAKKAHDMKREFTILSALHPFLAAVPEPFVYVEDREIIGSDFFLMERKKGIVLDTHFPKGIEHSKQLARQISEKMVDSLVALHAIPYQETKLKEMVKPDGFMERQVQGWIERYDKAKTAQYAEVEALTTWLKKHIPTNSEATIIHYDYKLNNAMFSSDFSEMIGLFDWEMTTVGDPLADLGVAMSYWMHADDPKMLLYALGEPPVTILPGFYSRQEFIQRYAEKSGRDVSAIDYYITFAYFKLAVICQQIYYRYVKGQTKDDRFAQMDKMVAALIQQASKAI, from the coding sequence ATGGATACGATACAAGTAAGGGCAAGTGAACGTCTTGATGAAGTGAAATTACAGTCATTTTTAAAAAGGCAATTTCCAGATTTACCAGAAGGTATTATCGAAATTTCACAATTTAGTGCAGGCCATTCAAATTTGACCTATTGCCTAAAAGTAGGTGATTTTGAAGTCGTTCTTCGTCGACCTCCTCATGGACCAGTCGCCAAAAAAGCACATGACATGAAACGTGAATTTACGATTTTATCTGCCTTGCATCCATTTTTAGCTGCTGTTCCGGAGCCGTTTGTTTACGTTGAAGACCGAGAAATTATCGGCAGTGATTTCTTCTTAATGGAACGGAAGAAGGGCATCGTGCTAGATACACATTTTCCTAAAGGCATTGAGCATAGCAAGCAACTAGCACGCCAGATATCTGAAAAGATGGTTGATTCACTTGTAGCACTGCATGCAATCCCATATCAAGAGACAAAACTTAAGGAAATGGTCAAGCCAGATGGATTTATGGAGCGGCAGGTACAGGGCTGGATCGAACGCTATGACAAAGCAAAAACAGCACAGTATGCTGAGGTTGAAGCGTTGACAACATGGTTAAAGAAGCATATTCCTACTAACAGTGAGGCAACGATTATTCATTATGATTACAAGCTAAATAATGCTATGTTTTCCAGTGACTTTTCTGAAATGATTGGACTTTTTGATTGGGAAATGACGACAGTAGGGGACCCATTAGCTGATTTAGGCGTGGCAATGAGCTACTGGATGCATGCAGATGATCCTAAAATGCTATTATACGCATTAGGAGAGCCACCAGTAACGATTTTGCCAGGTTTTTATTCACGTCAGGAATTTATACAGCGTTATGCAGAGAAAAGTGGACGTGATGTCTCTGCTATAGATTATTACATTACATTTGCTTACTTTAAATTAGCTGTGATTTGTCAGCAAATTTACTACCGCTATGTAAAAGGTCAAACAAAGGATGACCGATTTGCACAGATGGATAAAATGGTAGCCGCACTAATTCAACAAGCTTCTAAGGCAATATAG
- a CDS encoding histidine phosphatase family protein, with translation MNSLSVKWAGLTTSEIESNWPKRFHKEDIYSWYFHAPNGETYEAVTSRISDWLEEIQREPKVIAISHGLTGRILRGLYTGLGREDALKLAVSQDMFFKLSNNTITTIYSDFDDFYLH, from the coding sequence CTGAACTCGCTGTCGGTCAAATGGGCAGGACTAACAACGTCTGAAATTGAAAGTAATTGGCCAAAACGCTTTCACAAAGAAGACATTTATAGCTGGTATTTTCATGCACCAAATGGAGAAACCTATGAAGCTGTTACAAGTAGAATAAGTGATTGGCTAGAGGAGATACAGCGCGAACCAAAAGTAATTGCGATTTCACATGGCTTAACAGGACGCATTTTACGTGGGCTTTATACTGGCTTAGGAAGAGAAGATGCCTTAAAGCTAGCAGTATCACAGGATATGTTCTTTAAATTATCAAATAACACCATTACCACGATTTATTCAGATTTTGATGATTTTTATCTTCATTAA
- a CDS encoding tetratricopeptide repeat protein translates to MDKQLKHIISLRENGHLEEANRLMIALLKEKPENGLYHYHCAWTYDLLGKEKEAVPHYEKAIQLGMGHEDLEGTYLGLGSTYRTLGQYEQSRKILEQAINDFPDAEHLKIFYAMTLYNLKDHSKSMEILLNTLLTTSNHEGVNAYSKAIKFYSDKLDQIWE, encoded by the coding sequence ATGGATAAACAATTAAAACACATAATATCTCTGAGAGAAAATGGGCATTTAGAAGAAGCTAATCGACTCATGATAGCTCTCCTTAAAGAAAAACCTGAAAATGGGTTGTATCATTATCATTGTGCATGGACTTATGATTTATTGGGAAAGGAAAAAGAAGCTGTGCCTCATTATGAAAAAGCCATACAATTAGGGATGGGCCATGAAGATTTAGAGGGTACTTATTTAGGACTAGGAAGTACTTATCGCACATTAGGTCAATATGAACAATCAAGGAAAATTTTAGAACAAGCTATAAATGATTTTCCAGATGCCGAGCATTTAAAGATTTTCTATGCTATGACGCTCTATAACTTAAAGGATCATTCAAAATCAATGGAAATATTATTAAATACTCTCTTAACCACTTCGAATCATGAAGGTGTAAATGCATACAGCAAAGCCATTAAGTTTTATAGTGATAAACTTGATCAAATTTGGGAGTGA
- a CDS encoding DUF3995 domain-containing protein, which produces MTTVITFIAIGLLWFISVLHIYWAFGGRWGTAAVIPVKKGEQQPIFKPRKLGTILVAVLILLASSMLIFQAGYLESLQTNTLTKIGSIVCATVFMIRAIGDFNYLGFFKKIKHSQFARYDTWIYSPLCLFLGLTYIILLF; this is translated from the coding sequence ATGACAACAGTAATAACATTTATAGCAATTGGTCTTCTGTGGTTTATCAGTGTGCTTCATATTTATTGGGCTTTTGGAGGTCGTTGGGGAACAGCAGCAGTCATTCCGGTAAAAAAGGGAGAGCAACAGCCTATTTTTAAGCCAAGAAAGCTTGGGACCATACTTGTTGCTGTTCTAATTTTGCTGGCTAGTTCCATGCTAATTTTTCAAGCGGGTTACTTAGAGAGCCTTCAGACAAATACTCTTACTAAGATTGGAAGTATAGTATGCGCTACCGTTTTTATGATTCGAGCTATTGGTGATTTTAACTATCTAGGATTTTTTAAGAAAATAAAGCATTCTCAGTTTGCTCGATATGATACTTGGATATACAGTCCATTATGCTTGTTCTTGGGCTTAACCTATATTATTCTGTTATTTTAA
- a CDS encoding LysR family transcriptional regulator: MDLKQLQYFIAVTEQMNFSKAAEKLHISQPSLSNAIKKLEQEIGSPLLKRNTRNLQLTEAGELLYERAKVILKNMEVLKIEMDEVIVHGTSEVTIGVMESIKHWLPKVIANYKRDYPQMKIHLVDILGSKRVKKSLKSYKTHVIITNQRMDDDELEVQSLYEERLVAVLPLNHPLAEKDRLTFADLCNDPFIISTEGFQTRLDILSAFEQANVKMNIQYEIERFETAVSLVRENLGITILPENYLQGPTAKTIVQKEIDGPNLRRNVYLISLKNRHLPLAIRHLLANIVEFFEP, translated from the coding sequence TTGGATTTAAAACAGTTACAATATTTTATTGCTGTTACAGAGCAAATGAATTTTTCAAAGGCAGCAGAGAAATTGCATATTTCGCAGCCTTCCCTAAGCAATGCCATCAAGAAATTAGAGCAAGAGATTGGCTCACCCTTATTGAAAAGAAATACAAGAAATCTCCAACTAACAGAAGCAGGTGAGCTTTTATATGAACGAGCAAAAGTTATCTTAAAAAATATGGAAGTTTTAAAAATAGAAATGGATGAAGTGATTGTGCATGGTACAAGTGAAGTGACGATAGGTGTAATGGAATCCATCAAGCATTGGCTACCAAAAGTTATTGCAAACTATAAAAGAGACTATCCACAAATGAAGATTCACTTAGTAGATATTTTAGGCAGTAAGCGGGTTAAAAAATCACTAAAAAGCTATAAAACACATGTAATTATTACTAATCAGCGGATGGATGATGACGAGCTAGAAGTTCAGAGCTTATATGAAGAGCGTCTTGTTGCTGTTTTGCCATTAAATCATCCATTAGCAGAAAAGGATCGACTGACGTTTGCTGATTTATGCAATGATCCATTTATCATTAGCACAGAAGGATTTCAAACTAGGCTTGATATTTTAAGTGCGTTTGAGCAGGCTAACGTAAAGATGAATATCCAATATGAAATTGAACGTTTTGAAACGGCTGTATCGCTTGTTCGAGAAAATTTAGGGATTACAATCCTACCGGAAAATTACTTACAAGGTCCTACCGCAAAAACTATTGTACAAAAAGAAATAGATGGTCCAAATTTACGGCGCAATGTGTACTTAATTTCTCTAAAAAATCGTCATTTACCCCTTGCCATTCGTCACTTATTAGCAAATATAGTGGAATTTTTTGAGCCCTAA
- a CDS encoding D-alanyl-D-alanine carboxypeptidase family protein, protein MKKFVLFCCICVAAFLFYYLDNTSENTQIELPTLHSKNALLLNEKGDVLYEKNADAIIYPASLTKIMTAIVAIEGSVNLQKQTIVEPQTITKFTAQNASMAGFKAGDFVTMEDLLYGTLLASGADATGTLADAMAGSEEAFVTLMNNKAQELKMDNTHFVNASGLHDDAHVSSVRDLSKLFRYAIENPTFYQILTSKSYITHVPNELTISSSLFMKIAEADGAIVGGKTGYTPEAGLCLASIIEKNGKRYLFITTNAAGQAWTPPQHIEDALTAYEAL, encoded by the coding sequence ATGAAAAAATTTGTCTTATTTTGTTGTATCTGTGTGGCAGCTTTCCTTTTTTATTATCTTGATAACACTTCGGAAAATACACAAATAGAGCTACCTACATTACATAGTAAAAATGCGTTGCTGCTGAACGAAAAAGGGGATGTCTTATATGAAAAAAATGCAGATGCCATTATATATCCAGCCTCATTAACGAAAATTATGACAGCAATTGTGGCTATTGAGGGGAGTGTCAATCTTCAAAAGCAAACCATTGTTGAACCACAAACCATTACAAAATTTACTGCACAAAATGCTTCTATGGCAGGTTTTAAGGCAGGTGATTTTGTAACGATGGAGGATTTATTATATGGTACACTGCTAGCCTCTGGAGCAGATGCTACAGGAACATTGGCAGATGCTATGGCAGGCAGTGAAGAAGCTTTTGTGACACTTATGAATAATAAGGCACAGGAATTGAAGATGGATAATACACATTTTGTTAATGCCAGTGGACTACATGATGATGCGCATGTTTCAAGTGTGCGTGATCTTAGTAAACTATTTCGTTATGCTATTGAAAATCCAACCTTTTATCAAATTTTAACCTCAAAAAGCTATATAACACATGTCCCAAATGAACTGACAATATCGAGTTCGCTTTTTATGAAAATAGCTGAAGCAGATGGGGCAATCGTAGGAGGGAAAACGGGCTACACGCCTGAAGCGGGTCTTTGCTTAGCATCTATTATCGAAAAAAATGGTAAGCGTTATCTCTTCATTACAACGAATGCAGCAGGGCAAGCATGGACGCCACCACAGCATATTGAAGATGCACTTACAGCATATGAAGCACTATAG
- a CDS encoding polysaccharide deacetylase family protein, giving the protein MKKLLPYAIFLTFLISFLFVADANAEGTLPIQQITKDSAVNVEPSVDSAVIGHIAKGSYVKVVSVSGEWASIKGQQLEGYVEKTVLASLTSEKYIVANKGGTSLFTYPSPSSQKTGQLYENSLIYVYGSAPGGWSFVQYGQEMGYVATNSLKKPAVIKKQVNTKNGATLRLTASPSGEVLGTIANKTEVKQYTILAGWAYVETDTLKGYVKASELVDIKKLDNKVYNKGVQVAKGEKKRVALTFDDGPDAKVTPQILAILKKYDAHATFFMVGKNVTKNAALVEKIYDAGHEVGNHTWNHSKLTNLSAGSVKQEVDRTSNAIYAAIGQYPTVFRPPYGATNEQVRSVITMPSILWSIDTLDWKHRNADKILAYVKASVKDGSIILMHDIHQSTANGLENVILYLQKQGYEFVTVSEILQ; this is encoded by the coding sequence ATGAAAAAGCTTTTACCCTATGCTATTTTTTTGACATTTTTAATTAGCTTTCTATTTGTAGCAGATGCAAATGCGGAGGGTACATTACCAATCCAGCAAATAACCAAAGACTCAGCAGTAAACGTTGAACCTTCTGTAGATAGTGCCGTAATCGGTCATATAGCAAAGGGGAGCTATGTAAAAGTTGTATCTGTAAGTGGGGAATGGGCATCCATTAAAGGGCAACAGCTGGAGGGCTACGTAGAAAAGACAGTATTAGCAAGCCTGACATCTGAAAAGTATATAGTAGCTAATAAGGGTGGAACATCTTTATTTACATATCCTAGTCCTAGTTCACAAAAAACAGGACAGCTTTATGAAAATAGCCTAATTTATGTATACGGATCAGCACCCGGAGGTTGGTCCTTTGTCCAATATGGTCAGGAAATGGGCTATGTAGCAACGAATTCTTTAAAGAAGCCAGCTGTAATAAAAAAGCAAGTAAATACTAAAAATGGAGCTACTCTTCGTTTAACAGCTAGCCCCAGTGGTGAAGTGCTTGGTACAATTGCAAATAAAACAGAAGTCAAGCAATATACAATACTTGCTGGCTGGGCCTATGTAGAAACAGATACACTAAAAGGTTATGTCAAGGCTTCAGAGCTAGTGGACATTAAAAAGCTAGATAATAAAGTCTATAATAAAGGTGTTCAAGTAGCAAAAGGGGAAAAGAAACGAGTAGCATTAACATTTGATGATGGTCCAGATGCAAAGGTTACGCCACAAATTTTAGCAATACTAAAAAAATACGATGCTCATGCAACCTTTTTTATGGTTGGTAAAAATGTCACTAAAAATGCTGCATTAGTGGAAAAAATTTATGATGCAGGACATGAAGTAGGGAATCATACATGGAATCATTCAAAATTGACAAACTTATCAGCAGGAAGTGTCAAGCAAGAGGTGGATCGAACAAGTAATGCTATTTATGCAGCAATTGGTCAGTACCCAACGGTTTTCCGTCCACCCTATGGTGCCACGAATGAGCAAGTTCGTTCTGTAATAACAATGCCCTCCATTCTATGGTCAATCGATACACTTGATTGGAAGCATCGCAACGCTGATAAGATTTTAGCGTATGTTAAAGCATCAGTGAAAGATGGAAGCATTATTTTAATGCATGATATTCATCAGTCAACAGCAAACGGTCTTGAAAACGTTATTCTTTACTTGCAAAAGCAAGGCTACGAATTTGTTACTGTTAGTGAAATATTACAATAA